The Pseudopipra pipra isolate bDixPip1 chromosome 6, bDixPip1.hap1, whole genome shotgun sequence genome includes a region encoding these proteins:
- the LOC135415591 gene encoding L-lactate dehydrogenase A chain has translation MSLKDQLIHSLHKEEHSHAQNKISVVGVGAVGMACAISILMKDLADELALVDVVEDKLRGEMLDLQHGSLFLKTPKIVSGKDYSVTAHSKLVIVTAGARQQEGESRLNLVQRNVNIFKFIIPNVVKYSPDCKLLIVSNPVDVLTYVAWKISGFPKHRVIGSGCNLDSARFRHLMGERLGIHPLSCHGWIVGEHGDSSVPVWSGVNVAGVSLKTLHPDLGTDADKEHWKEVHKQVVDSAYEVIKLKGYTSWAIGLSVGDLAETIMKNLRRVHPISTIVKGLHGIKEDVFLSVPCVLGNNGITDVVKMILKPEEEDKLRKSADTLWAIQKELQF, from the exons ATGTCTCTCAAGGATCAGCTCATCCACAGTCTCCACAAAGAGGAGCACAGTCATGCCCAAAATAAGATTAGTGTGGTTGGTGTGGGTGCAGTTGGAATGGCCTGTGCTATCAGCATCCTGATGAAG GACTTGGCTGATGAACTTGCCCTTGTTGACGTTGTGGAGGACAAACTCCGAGGAGAGATGCTGGATCTCCAGCATGGCAGCCTCTTCCTTAAAACACCGAAGATTGTCTCTGGCAAAG ATTACAGTGTGACTGCACACTCCAAGCTGGTCATTGTCACTGCTGGTGCCCGtcagcaggaaggagagagCCGCCTTAACTTGGTCCAGCGCAACGTCAACATCTTCAAATTCATCATTCCCAACGTTGTTAAATACAGTCCTGACTGCAAGCTGCTTATTGTCTCAAACCCAG TGGATGTTTTGACCTATGTGGCCTGGAAGATCAGTGGCTTTCCTAAACATCGTGTTATTGGTAGTGGCTGCAACCTGGACTCCGCCCGTTTCCGCCACCTCATGGGAGAAAGGCTGGGCATCCATCCTCTAAGCTGCCATGGATGGATTGTTGGAGAGCATGGAGATTCCAGTG TACCTGTTTGGAGTGGAGTGAATGTTGCTGGTGTCTCCCTGAAGACTCTTCATCCAGACTTGGGAACTGATGCAGACAAGGAACACTGGAAGGAGGTCCATAAGCAGGTCGTGGACAG TGCCTATGAGGTGATCAAACTGAAGGGGTACACATCATGGGCTATTGGCCTTTCTGTGGGAGATCTAGCTGAAACTATTATGAAGAATTTGAGAAGAGTGCACCCGATCTCTACAATTGTTAAG GGCTTACATGGAATAAAAGAGGATGTCTTCCTAAGTGTTCCTTGCGTACTGGGCAATAATGGCATCACTGATGTAGTAAAGATGATCCTAAAACCTGAGGAAGAAGACAAATTAAGGAAGAGTGCAGATACACTCTGGGCAATCCAGAAGGAACTACAGTTTTAA